In one Carassius carassius chromosome 14, fCarCar2.1, whole genome shotgun sequence genomic region, the following are encoded:
- the LOC132157068 gene encoding E3 ubiquitin-protein ligase FANCL-like, with amino-acid sequence MNCLLMRESPMIIPLNKEKTVYDGFITVMEKDFRIRISLPPDRQMKQAKLHCCWQMKRLLHGYQHIVKQRLQHSTNLMAFIMELRTVLEAALKSQAGCQSFSPPQYYSQLITEMEILGWDKLLFIDAEFRTLKLKADDSAGRQHAITVKLKSKYPTEAPEFSADLPVPLVITWNSQSTLASVHSQFLLNVEALSEFWSVLDEIDEQTWVLEPEKPTKADSMRRIAIGNNVSIKVQIDPRHPKMLPECCLLGAEHVVTPLRNKLNANMHLWNPDCSVLQNMRDVLEIEFPSPSTHEKSNFSVECGICYSYRLESAIPDQVCNDPRCGQPFHQVCLYEWLRGLPTSRQSFSIVFGECPYCSKPITVKMITGNT; translated from the exons ATGAACTGTTTGCTGATGAGAGAAAGTCCTATGATTATTCCGCTTAATAAGGAGAAGACAGTCTATGACGGGTTCATCACAGTAATG GAAAAAGACTTCAGGATAAGAATATCTCTACCGCCTGATCGTCAGATGAAACAGGCAAA ACTGCATTGTTGCTGGCAAATGAAGCGGCTACTTCATGGTTATCAACATATTGTGAAGCAG AGGTTACAGCATTCAACTAATTTGATGGCTTTTATCATGGAACTCAGGACAGTATTG GAAGCGGCGTTGAAGAGCCAAGCAGGATGTCAATCCTTCTCACCACCTCAGTATTATTCCCAGCTGATAACAGAAATGGAAATCTTAGGATGGGATAA GCTACTCTTCATTGATGCAGAGTTCCGCACACTAAAGCTGAAGGCAGATGACTCTGCAGGTCGTCAACATGCCATTACAGTCAAGCTCAAGTCCAAG TATCCAACTGAGGCCCCAGAGTTTTCTGCAGATCTTCCTGTTCCATTGGTCATCACGTGGAACTCTCAG AGCACCTTAGCCAGTGTCCACAGTCAGTTCCTGTTAAATGTGGAGGCTCTGTCCGAGTTCTGGTCTGTGCTGGATGAGATAGATGAGCAGACGTGGGTACTTGAACCAGAAAAACCCACGAAAGCAGACTCCATGAGAAGGATCGCCATCG GAAACAATGTCTCAATAAAGGTACAAATTGACCCCAGACACCCCAAAATGCTGCCGGAGTGCTGTTTGCTCGGGGCTGAGCACG TTGTCACTCCTTTAAGGAACAAGTTGAATGCTAATATGCATTTATG GAACCCTGACTGCAGTGTCCTACAGAATATGAGGGATGTGTTGGAGATAGAATTTCCATCGCCTTCCACCCACGAAAAATCT AATTTCAGTGTTGAATGTGGCATCTGCTACTCTTATCGACTTGAGTCAGCCATTCCAGATCAGGTCTGCAATGACCCACGCTGTGGCCAGCCTTTCCATCAAGTGTGTCTTTATGAG TGGTTGAGAGGTCTGCCGACCAGTCGCCAAAGCTTCAGTATTGTGTTTGGAGAATGTCCTTACTGCAGCAAG cccatCACTGTGAAAATGATCACAGGAAATACTTAA